A genomic region of Desulforamulus hydrothermalis Lam5 = DSM 18033 contains the following coding sequences:
- the secY gene encoding preprotein translocase subunit SecY: protein MLDNLKTAFKLDELRSKLLFTLAMLFLFRVGAHIPVPGINPAAFADLLTKGQLLGFFDVISGGAFKNASIFAMSITPYINASIIMQLLTVVIPHLERLAKEGEEGRKKITQYTRYFTAVLAFIQAIGMSVALKGALVNPTVLNYLLVAITFTAGTVLLMWIGEQITEKGIGNGISLLIFAGIVSRIPAALVSIGQYLQAGTINILSVLVLVVIGALVIAAVVAVQEGQRRIPVQYAKRVVGRRVYGGQTSHLPLKVNQAGVIPIIFASSLLMFPGQIASWFAGNAVADWYLKWFAWGGVLNSILYAMLIIGFTYFYTAVIMNPLDMAENIKKYGGFIPGLRPGRSTAEYISKIMSRITLAGAVFLAVIAILPNIILTLTRIPNVYFGGTALLIVVGVALDTMKQIESHLLMRSYQGFLK, encoded by the coding sequence TTGTTAGATAACCTGAAAACCGCTTTTAAACTGGACGAACTGCGCAGCAAGCTGCTGTTTACCTTAGCCATGCTGTTCTTGTTCCGGGTGGGCGCCCACATCCCGGTGCCCGGCATTAACCCGGCTGCTTTTGCAGATCTGCTGACCAAGGGACAATTGCTGGGTTTCTTTGATGTCATTTCCGGGGGTGCCTTTAAAAATGCCAGTATTTTTGCCATGAGCATTACCCCCTACATTAACGCCTCTATTATTATGCAGCTGTTAACGGTGGTAATACCGCACCTGGAAAGGTTGGCCAAGGAAGGCGAGGAAGGACGCAAGAAAATCACCCAGTACACCCGCTATTTTACGGCCGTACTGGCCTTTATCCAGGCCATCGGTATGTCGGTGGCGCTTAAAGGGGCACTGGTTAATCCCACCGTATTAAACTACCTGCTGGTGGCTATCACATTTACAGCAGGGACGGTATTACTGATGTGGATTGGCGAGCAGATTACCGAAAAAGGCATTGGCAACGGTATTTCCCTGTTGATTTTTGCAGGTATTGTATCCCGTATTCCGGCAGCCCTTGTGAGCATCGGCCAGTATCTGCAGGCCGGCACAATTAACATCCTGAGCGTTCTGGTTCTGGTTGTTATCGGCGCCCTGGTGATTGCTGCGGTTGTGGCTGTGCAGGAAGGCCAGCGCCGTATCCCTGTACAATACGCCAAGCGTGTTGTGGGGCGTCGGGTTTACGGCGGTCAAACTTCTCACCTGCCCTTAAAAGTGAACCAGGCCGGCGTGATCCCCATCATCTTTGCCTCGTCACTTTTAATGTTCCCGGGTCAGATTGCTTCCTGGTTTGCCGGCAATGCCGTAGCAGACTGGTACCTCAAGTGGTTTGCCTGGGGGGGCGTACTGAACAGCATTCTTTATGCCATGCTGATCATTGGCTTCACATATTTCTACACAGCGGTGATTATGAACCCGCTGGATATGGCGGAAAACATTAAAAAGTATGGTGGCTTTATTCCCGGTCTGCGTCCGGGCCGTTCTACCGCCGAATATATCAGTAAAATCATGAGCAGGATTACACTGGCGGGCGCTGTTTTCCTGGCTGTTATCGCCATCCTGCCCAACATCATACTTACCTTAACCCGGATTCCCAACGTATACTTTGGCGGCACCGCTCTCTTAATCGTGGTGGGTGTTGCTTTAGATACGATGAAGCAGATTGAGTCGCACCTGCTGATGCGGAGTTACCAGGGATTCCTGAAGTAG
- the rpsD gene encoding 30S ribosomal protein S4, with amino-acid sequence MARYTGPQCRLCRREGLKLYLKGDRCYTGKCAVDRRSYAPGQHGQSRKKISEYGIQLRAKQKARRIYGVLEKPFRNYFAKAERQAGVTGENLLRLLERRLDNVVYRLGLASSRVEARQLVRHGHFTVNGKKVNIPSFQVRVGDEIAVRDKSKDSPRIKELMERAADRTPPAWLEYDGQEAKGRVVALPSRDQIDVPVEEHLIVELYSR; translated from the coding sequence ATGGCAAGATACACTGGTCCACAATGCCGCTTATGCCGGCGTGAAGGCCTGAAACTGTACTTAAAAGGAGACCGCTGCTACACCGGCAAATGCGCCGTCGATCGTCGCAGTTATGCTCCTGGACAGCATGGTCAAAGCCGTAAAAAGATTTCCGAATATGGCATTCAGCTGCGTGCTAAACAAAAGGCCCGCCGTATTTACGGTGTACTGGAAAAACCTTTCCGCAACTATTTTGCAAAGGCAGAGCGCCAGGCCGGCGTTACAGGCGAAAACTTACTGCGCCTGCTGGAGCGCCGCTTGGATAACGTAGTTTACCGTCTGGGTCTGGCCAGCTCCCGGGTGGAAGCACGCCAGCTGGTACGTCACGGGCATTTTACCGTCAACGGTAAAAAAGTAAATATTCCTTCTTTCCAAGTACGGGTAGGAGATGAAATTGCCGTTCGCGACAAGAGCAAAGATTCTCCCCGTATCAAGGAGTTAATGGAAAGGGCTGCTGACCGTACGCCGCCGGCCTGGTTGGAATATGACGGTCAGGAAGCCAAGGGCAGAGTCGTCGCATTACCAAGCCGGGATCAAATCGACGTGCCGGTTGAAGAACATCTGATCGTCGAATTGTATTCCAGGTAA
- the rplQ gene encoding 50S ribosomal protein L17 — MGYRRFGLTTGHRKAMLRNLVTSLFRDERIQTTEPRAKDVRSIAEKLVTVAKRGDLAARRQCLEYIYEEDVVRKLFDSIAPKYADRQGGYTRIVKVGYRRGDAAEMVLLELV, encoded by the coding sequence GTGGGCTATCGCAGATTTGGTTTAACCACCGGCCACCGCAAAGCAATGCTGAGAAACCTGGTAACTTCTTTATTCCGGGATGAGCGGATTCAAACCACCGAACCCCGGGCGAAAGACGTCCGCAGCATTGCTGAGAAGCTGGTTACAGTTGCCAAAAGAGGCGACCTGGCTGCTCGCCGCCAGTGCTTGGAATATATCTATGAAGAAGATGTAGTAAGAAAGCTGTTTGATTCCATTGCCCCGAAATACGCTGACCGCCAGGGTGGCTATACCCGTATCGTAAAGGTAGGTTATCGCCGGGGTGACGCAGCAGAAATGGTGCTGCTGGAACTGGTATAA
- the rpmJ gene encoding 50S ribosomal protein L36 produces MKVRPSVKPICEKCKIIRREGKVMVICENPKHKQKQG; encoded by the coding sequence ATGAAAGTGAGACCATCGGTCAAACCGATTTGTGAAAAATGCAAGATTATCCGCCGTGAAGGTAAGGTAATGGTTATCTGCGAAAACCCCAAGCACAAGCAAAAGCAAGGGTAA
- the infA gene encoding translation initiation factor IF-1, with the protein MSKNDVIEVEGKVLEPLPNAMFRVELQNGHKVLAHVSGKIRMNFIRILPGDRVTVELSPYDLTRGRIVYRFK; encoded by the coding sequence ATGTCTAAAAATGATGTTATAGAAGTAGAAGGTAAAGTATTGGAGCCACTGCCGAACGCCATGTTTCGGGTGGAATTGCAGAACGGGCACAAAGTCCTGGCCCATGTATCCGGTAAAATTCGCATGAATTTCATCCGCATACTGCCTGGCGACAGGGTTACGGTGGAACTGTCTCCCTATGACTTAACCCGGGGTCGCATCGTTTACCGCTTCAAGTAA
- a CDS encoding energy-coupling factor transporter ATPase: MSEIISLKNFSLTYAPGTALQRLALQDINLSVAKGEYRALIGPQGSGKSTLLQVMAGLLTGEGQVTVAGLDLRPAKNRDQLWRQVGLVFQYPERQLFEDTVFNDVAYGPRNLGLNEAEVQRRVRAALAAVNLPPETHRLSPFKLSGGQQRRAAIACVLAMEPRLLLLDEPTAGLDPRAKGQLMDLFSRLCREKQVTVVLVTHDMEEVAHRADKVTVLSQGRVVLEGCPRQVFACRSRLAEIGLALPFAAQLAGALQEKGLPVRQMTTMAEAERQVAELLHRCSKIKRAGG, translated from the coding sequence ATGTCAGAAATCATCTCGTTGAAAAACTTTAGTTTAACCTATGCTCCCGGTACTGCCCTGCAGAGACTGGCGCTGCAGGACATTAACCTGTCAGTGGCGAAAGGCGAGTACCGGGCCCTGATCGGTCCCCAGGGTTCAGGCAAATCAACCCTGTTGCAGGTGATGGCAGGGTTATTAACGGGCGAGGGACAGGTAACCGTTGCCGGTTTGGATTTGCGGCCGGCCAAAAACCGCGATCAACTCTGGCGGCAGGTGGGTCTTGTTTTTCAATATCCTGAGCGGCAACTGTTTGAAGATACTGTTTTTAACGACGTGGCCTACGGACCCAGGAACCTGGGCCTTAACGAAGCAGAAGTGCAGCGGCGGGTCAGAGCAGCCCTGGCAGCCGTTAATTTACCTCCGGAAACACACCGGCTGTCTCCTTTTAAACTGAGCGGCGGCCAGCAGCGCCGGGCCGCCATTGCCTGCGTGCTGGCCATGGAGCCGCGGCTGTTGCTGCTGGATGAGCCGACAGCCGGCCTGGACCCCCGGGCCAAGGGCCAACTGATGGATTTATTCAGCCGGCTTTGCCGTGAAAAACAAGTTACTGTGGTGCTGGTTACCCACGACATGGAGGAAGTGGCTCACCGGGCGGATAAAGTTACCGTTTTAAGCCAGGGCAGGGTTGTTCTGGAGGGCTGCCCCCGGCAAGTCTTTGCCTGCCGAAGCCGGCTGGCAGAGATAGGACTGGCACTGCCCTTTGCTGCCCAACTGGCCGGCGCCCTGCAGGAAAAGGGTTTGCCGGTGCGGCAGATGACAACCATGGCAGAAGCAGAGCGGCAAGTGGCCGAATTGTTGCATAGGTGTTCAAAAATCAAGCGGGCGGGTGGCTGA
- the truA gene encoding tRNA pseudouridine(38-40) synthase TruA, producing MKNIKLTVAYDGTNYHGFQEQRGTGLATVQEVLESTLSKIAKDTIQVIGAGRTDAGVHAWGQVVNFRSGRWPVPTEKIHLAMNALLPDDIKVLQAEEVPLDFHARFSATAKTYRYSIYNHRVMSPLHRLYCYHEPRLLDVRAMQEGAAYLVGSHDFKSFQAQGTPVKDTVRTIYRAEILSEPPLIHLYLRGNGFLYNMVRIITGTLLDIGMGKIPPSAMAQIIAARDRTLAGTTVPPQGLCLMEVEY from the coding sequence ATGAAAAATATAAAATTAACTGTAGCCTACGACGGCACCAATTACCACGGTTTTCAGGAACAACGGGGAACCGGGCTGGCCACCGTGCAAGAGGTACTGGAAAGCACCCTCAGCAAAATTGCCAAAGACACCATCCAGGTAATCGGGGCAGGACGTACGGATGCCGGCGTGCATGCCTGGGGCCAAGTGGTTAATTTTCGCAGCGGGCGCTGGCCGGTTCCCACCGAAAAAATTCACCTGGCCATGAACGCCCTGCTGCCGGACGATATCAAAGTGCTGCAAGCCGAGGAAGTACCGCTGGATTTTCATGCCCGGTTTTCCGCTACGGCTAAAACTTACCGCTACTCTATTTATAATCACCGGGTTATGTCCCCCCTGCACCGGCTGTACTGCTACCACGAACCCAGGCTGTTGGACGTCAGGGCCATGCAGGAAGGGGCCGCCTACCTGGTGGGTAGCCATGATTTCAAAAGTTTTCAGGCCCAGGGTACCCCGGTAAAAGACACGGTGAGAACCATTTACCGGGCAGAAATCCTCAGCGAGCCGCCGCTAATTCACCTTTACCTGAGAGGAAACGGTTTTCTTTACAATATGGTACGCATCATTACCGGTACCCTGCTGGACATCGGCATGGGCAAAATACCGCCGTCGGCAATGGCCCAGATCATAGCAGCCCGGGACCGCACCCTGGCCGGCACCACTGTTCCGCCCCAGGGCTTGTGCTTGATGGAAGTGGAATACTAA
- a CDS encoding energy-coupling factor transporter ATPase: MSNKDKIIELRGVTFAYPETDNRPVLDNISLTVYAGEMLALLGPNGSGKSTLARLMNGLLLPTGGCVLINGIDTAREDARWEIKKQVGMVFQNPDNQLVAATAEEELAFGMENLGLAPQEMRQRIQTISARLQLQPLLAMPPHRLSGGQKQRLAVASVLVLQPQVLVLDEPTSMLDPAGRQEVLAELRRIKQDGQTVVLVTHDMTEALAADRVVVLEQGKIVFEGTPRACFSDAAWLTDQGLAVPPAVELAHRIRQKGLAVPKDLFQVADWVDFLCQKSSR, from the coding sequence ATGTCAAACAAAGACAAAATTATTGAACTGCGAGGGGTAACCTTTGCTTACCCGGAAACCGACAACCGGCCTGTGTTGGATAACATCAGCCTGACGGTATACGCCGGGGAAATGCTGGCATTGCTGGGCCCCAACGGATCGGGCAAGTCGACCCTGGCCAGGCTGATGAACGGCCTGCTGCTGCCCACCGGCGGCTGCGTGCTGATCAACGGCATAGATACCGCCCGGGAAGATGCGCGTTGGGAGATTAAAAAACAAGTGGGCATGGTGTTTCAAAACCCGGATAACCAGCTGGTGGCCGCCACCGCGGAAGAAGAACTGGCCTTCGGCATGGAAAACCTGGGCCTGGCGCCGCAGGAGATGAGGCAGCGCATCCAGACCATCAGTGCCCGCCTGCAGTTGCAGCCGCTCTTGGCTATGCCGCCGCACCGCCTGTCGGGCGGCCAGAAACAGCGCCTGGCCGTTGCCTCTGTCTTAGTTTTGCAGCCGCAGGTACTGGTGCTTGACGAGCCAACCTCCATGCTTGATCCTGCCGGGCGGCAGGAAGTTTTGGCAGAGCTGCGCCGCATCAAGCAGGACGGCCAAACAGTAGTATTAGTAACCCATGATATGACCGAAGCCCTGGCAGCAGACCGGGTGGTTGTTTTAGAACAAGGCAAAATTGTGTTTGAGGGGACACCCCGGGCCTGTTTTTCGGATGCAGCCTGGCTGACGGACCAAGGGCTGGCGGTACCGCCGGCAGTGGAGTTAGCCCACAGAATCAGGCAGAAGGGGTTGGCGGTTCCTAAGGATTTATTTCAGGTGGCGGATTGGGTTGATTTTTTATGTCAGAAATCATCTCGTTGA
- the rplM gene encoding 50S ribosomal protein L13 — translation MKTTFMAKPAEIQRKWYVIDAEGKALGRVAAEAARILRGKHTPMYTPHVDTGDHVIVINADKVILTGKKLDQKMYTRHSGYPGGLKQFSYRIMLDKRPELMVEKAVKGMLPHNRLGAQQFKKLKVYAGSEHPHQAQKPEVWNF, via the coding sequence ATGAAGACAACATTCATGGCCAAGCCAGCTGAAATACAGCGCAAGTGGTATGTTATAGATGCTGAAGGAAAGGCCCTTGGTCGTGTGGCTGCAGAAGCTGCTCGTATCTTACGTGGTAAGCATACTCCCATGTACACCCCCCACGTAGATACCGGTGACCATGTAATTGTAATTAATGCTGATAAGGTAATCCTTACCGGTAAAAAGCTGGATCAAAAAATGTACACCCGGCACAGTGGGTATCCCGGCGGTTTAAAACAGTTCTCATACCGCATTATGCTGGATAAACGCCCTGAGCTGATGGTAGAAAAGGCCGTTAAAGGCATGCTGCCCCATAACCGTTTAGGCGCCCAGCAATTTAAAAAGCTGAAAGTCTACGCCGGCAGCGAACACCCCCATCAGGCTCAAAAGCCGGAAGTATGGAACTTTTAA
- the rpsM gene encoding 30S ribosomal protein S13, with protein MARIAGVDLPKDKRAVIGLTYIYGIGKPTAEKILAQTGVNPDTRIKDLTEEEVNKLRDYIDKNIKVEGDLRREVALNIKRLIEIGCYRGVRHRRGLPVRGQRTKTNARTRKGPKKTVGARKKK; from the coding sequence ATGGCACGTATTGCCGGGGTGGACCTGCCGAAAGATAAACGGGCAGTAATCGGACTTACCTATATTTACGGTATCGGTAAGCCCACCGCTGAAAAAATTCTGGCCCAAACCGGTGTGAACCCGGACACCAGAATTAAGGATTTGACTGAAGAAGAAGTTAACAAACTGCGTGATTACATTGATAAAAACATTAAGGTTGAAGGTGACCTGCGTCGGGAAGTCGCTCTCAACATTAAGCGCCTCATTGAGATTGGCTGCTATCGTGGTGTCAGACACCGTCGTGGCTTGCCTGTACGCGGCCAGCGCACCAAAACCAATGCTCGTACCCGCAAGGGTCCCAAGAAAACCGTTGGCGCACGCAAGAAAAAGTAA
- a CDS encoding DNA-directed RNA polymerase subunit alpha, which translates to MLEIEKPKIEIVEQSEDNTYGKFVVEPLERGYGITLGNSLRRILLSSLPGAAVTSVKIEGVLHEFSTVPGVREDVTDIILNLKNLCLKIHGSDEEKVLRVEAQTEGPVTAGDIIHDADVEILNPDLHLATLDAGGRLFMEITANKGRGYASAEKNKKGEHIIGVIPVDSIYTPVRKVNYTVENTRVGQITDYDKLTLEVWTNGSIRPDEATSLSAKILSEHLRLFIGLTETVNDVEIMVEKEEEQKDKIMEMTIEELDLSVRSYNCLKRAGINTVEELIQRNEEDMMKVRNLGKKSLEEVVNKLRELGLSLRQDDE; encoded by the coding sequence TTGTTGGAAATTGAAAAGCCAAAGATTGAGATTGTGGAACAGAGTGAGGATAATACTTACGGTAAATTTGTAGTAGAACCGCTGGAGCGTGGCTACGGGATTACCCTGGGCAACTCACTCCGCCGGATTCTACTTTCCTCCTTGCCTGGAGCTGCTGTGACATCTGTTAAAATTGAAGGTGTTCTGCATGAATTCAGCACAGTTCCGGGCGTTCGGGAAGACGTTACCGATATTATCCTGAATCTGAAAAATCTTTGCCTTAAGATTCACGGTTCCGACGAGGAGAAAGTTCTTCGGGTAGAAGCCCAAACCGAAGGTCCCGTCACTGCCGGCGATATTATTCATGATGCCGATGTGGAAATATTAAACCCTGATTTGCATTTAGCTACCCTGGATGCGGGCGGTCGCCTGTTTATGGAAATAACCGCCAATAAGGGCCGGGGTTATGCCTCTGCCGAGAAAAACAAAAAGGGTGAGCATATTATCGGGGTTATTCCCGTCGACTCTATTTATACGCCGGTACGCAAGGTGAACTACACGGTGGAGAACACTCGTGTAGGCCAGATTACTGACTACGACAAACTCACTCTTGAGGTCTGGACCAACGGCAGTATCCGACCGGACGAGGCTACCAGCCTTTCTGCCAAAATTTTAAGCGAGCATTTACGGCTGTTTATTGGTTTAACAGAGACGGTCAACGACGTTGAAATTATGGTGGAAAAAGAAGAGGAGCAAAAAGACAAGATCATGGAAATGACCATAGAAGAACTTGATCTGTCGGTGCGCTCCTATAACTGCCTGAAACGGGCTGGTATCAACACCGTCGAAGAACTGATCCAGCGCAATGAAGAAGATATGATGAAGGTGCGCAACCTTGGTAAAAAATCGCTGGAAGAAGTGGTTAATAAACTACGTGAATTAGGCCTGTCGTTAAGGCAAGACGACGAGTAA
- the rpsI gene encoding 30S ribosomal protein S9, translating to MAQVQFYGTGRRKNAVARVYLVPGEGKVVVNNKQVLEYFGRKTLDMVVRQPLELTNTTGRFDVIAKVVGGGVSGQAGAVRHGIARALVQADPNLRPVLKRAGFLTRDPRMKERRKYGLKKARRAPQFSKR from the coding sequence GTGGCTCAAGTACAATTTTACGGAACCGGCCGTCGTAAAAACGCAGTGGCCAGAGTTTACCTGGTACCCGGCGAAGGCAAGGTTGTTGTAAATAACAAACAAGTATTAGAGTATTTTGGACGCAAAACCCTGGATATGGTTGTTCGCCAGCCCCTGGAGCTGACCAACACGACCGGTCGCTTTGACGTTATTGCCAAAGTGGTAGGCGGCGGTGTCAGCGGCCAGGCCGGTGCAGTCAGACACGGCATTGCCCGCGCCCTGGTGCAAGCCGACCCCAACCTGCGCCCGGTGTTAAAGCGTGCCGGCTTCCTTACCCGCGACCCGCGGATGAAAGAACGTCGCAAGTACGGTCTGAAGAAAGCCCGCCGCGCGCCTCAATTCTCCAAACGTTAA
- the map gene encoding type I methionyl aminopeptidase — MITIKNERELNYMRDAGRVVAQTFVEIKDMVKPGVTTKELDLKAEDFIISKGAKPAFKGYGGFPATLCTSVNEQVVHGIPGLRKLENGDIISIDCGAVINGFVGDSAITLPVGEISQQAWDLLKVTEQSLYAGIAQAVEGNRLTDVSHAIQQWVEKHNMSVVRDYVGHGIGSKIHEDPQIPNFGPPGRGPRLKKGMTLAIEPMVNLGTFEVRTLPDNWTVVTLDGKLSAHFEHTIAITDDTPEILTKI, encoded by the coding sequence ATGATTACCATTAAGAATGAGCGAGAGTTAAACTACATGCGGGATGCAGGGCGGGTGGTGGCGCAAACCTTTGTCGAAATTAAGGACATGGTAAAGCCCGGCGTTACCACCAAAGAACTTGATTTAAAGGCTGAAGATTTTATTATCAGCAAGGGTGCTAAACCGGCTTTTAAAGGGTACGGCGGTTTCCCGGCAACCTTGTGCACCTCGGTTAATGAACAGGTGGTGCACGGCATCCCCGGTTTAAGAAAACTGGAAAATGGGGATATTATTAGCATTGACTGTGGTGCGGTAATTAACGGTTTTGTCGGCGACAGCGCCATTACCCTCCCGGTTGGCGAAATCAGCCAGCAAGCCTGGGATTTATTAAAAGTCACCGAGCAATCCCTGTATGCCGGCATTGCTCAAGCAGTGGAGGGGAACCGCCTGACAGATGTATCCCATGCCATCCAGCAATGGGTGGAAAAGCATAATATGTCAGTTGTTCGGGATTATGTAGGGCACGGTATCGGATCTAAAATACATGAAGACCCTCAGATACCCAATTTTGGACCTCCCGGCCGGGGCCCCCGGCTGAAAAAAGGCATGACGTTAGCCATTGAGCCAATGGTTAACCTGGGCACCTTTGAGGTGCGCACGCTGCCGGACAACTGGACGGTTGTGACACTGGACGGTAAGTTGTCGGCCCACTTTGAACACACAATAGCCATAACCGATGATACACCAGAAATTCTTACAAAGATTTAA
- the rpsK gene encoding 30S ribosomal protein S11: MARRQVRTKRKERKNIEQGVAHIKSTFNNTIVTITDMKGNTLGWSSAGQVGFKGSRKSTPFAAQMAAEAAAKDAMEHGLKEVEVNVKGPGSGREAAIRSLQAAGLEVSVIKDVTPIPHNGCRPPKRRRV, encoded by the coding sequence ATGGCTCGTCGCCAAGTAAGAACGAAGCGTAAAGAAAGAAAAAACATTGAGCAGGGTGTGGCTCATATCAAGTCCACCTTTAACAATACCATCGTTACCATCACTGACATGAAAGGCAATACCCTGGGCTGGTCCAGCGCCGGTCAGGTTGGTTTCAAGGGTTCTCGTAAAAGCACTCCCTTTGCCGCCCAAATGGCTGCCGAAGCTGCTGCCAAAGATGCCATGGAGCACGGCTTGAAAGAAGTGGAAGTCAACGTAAAAGGGCCGGGTTCCGGACGCGAGGCTGCCATTCGTTCGCTGCAGGCCGCAGGCTTAGAAGTAAGCGTTATCAAAGATGTAACACCCATTCCGCATAATGGTTGCCGGCCGCCGAAGCGCCGGAGAGTGTAA
- a CDS encoding energy-coupling factor transporter transmembrane component T family protein: MSLFSHISIGQYYPGSSFLHRMDPRAKILALPLLIIMGLLADGPAGYIMAGGPVVLALLAAGIPPGHFWQGLRPLWIILLIGLVIQGLTVPGAKLWQWGFISVSREGLSLGLLLFYRLSLIIISTMLLTMTTTPLNLTSALEKLLQPFKKAGVPAHELALMMTIALRFIPTLLDEATLILKAQQARGGSLKRGSLTQRLQALVAFLVPLLAGSLRRADELATAMEARCYRGDIQRTRLKQLRYRPADIAALAGLFVLTVAVAAARWK, translated from the coding sequence ATGTCCCTTTTTTCCCATATTTCCATAGGTCAATATTATCCCGGCAGCTCATTCCTGCACCGGATGGATCCCAGGGCAAAAATCCTGGCCTTGCCGCTGCTGATAATTATGGGACTGCTGGCGGACGGCCCGGCCGGTTATATCATGGCCGGCGGGCCGGTAGTGCTGGCCCTGCTGGCGGCAGGAATACCGCCCGGCCATTTCTGGCAGGGATTACGGCCCCTGTGGATCATTTTGCTAATCGGCCTGGTCATCCAGGGTTTGACGGTACCGGGCGCAAAACTGTGGCAGTGGGGTTTTATCAGCGTCAGCCGGGAGGGCCTTAGCCTGGGACTGCTGCTTTTTTACCGGCTGAGTTTGATTATTATCTCCACCATGTTATTAACCATGACCACCACCCCGCTTAACCTGACAAGCGCCTTGGAAAAACTGTTGCAGCCCTTTAAAAAAGCCGGCGTGCCGGCTCACGAACTGGCCCTGATGATGACCATTGCCCTGCGGTTTATCCCTACATTATTAGACGAGGCCACATTAATCTTGAAAGCCCAGCAGGCCCGCGGCGGTTCCCTGAAAAGAGGCAGCCTGACGCAGCGGCTGCAGGCCCTGGTGGCATTTTTAGTGCCCCTGCTGGCCGGTTCGCTGCGGCGGGCGGATGAGCTGGCCACCGCCATGGAGGCCAGGTGCTACCGAGGCGATATCCAACGCACAAGGCTAAAACAATTGCGATACCGGCCGGCAGATATTGCGGCACTGGCGGGTTTATTCGTGCTAACGGTTGCCGTAGCGGCAGCACGCTGGAAATAA
- a CDS encoding KOW domain-containing RNA-binding protein, with the protein MQGLVGEVRPGQLVSSTQGRDAGRYYLVVHQSEDGFVLVTDGEYKGIEKPKKKNPKHLKIWPLVSRSVGAKLVSRSKVTNAEIMSELAELLKQLQEEPLLKG; encoded by the coding sequence GTGCAAGGTTTGGTTGGTGAAGTGAGGCCCGGGCAGCTGGTAAGTTCGACCCAGGGGCGTGACGCAGGAAGGTACTACCTGGTTGTGCATCAGTCTGAGGATGGTTTTGTATTGGTTACTGACGGTGAATATAAAGGGATTGAAAAACCCAAGAAAAAAAACCCCAAGCATCTTAAAATCTGGCCGCTGGTTTCCCGGTCCGTCGGGGCGAAGCTGGTGTCCCGGAGCAAAGTAACAAATGCAGAAATAATGTCTGAACTGGCTGAGCTGTTGAAGCAACTCCAGGAAGAACCTTTACTCAAAGGGTAA